One window of Triticum dicoccoides isolate Atlit2015 ecotype Zavitan chromosome 5A, WEW_v2.0, whole genome shotgun sequence genomic DNA carries:
- the LOC119298225 gene encoding UDP-glycosyltransferase 91C1-like, producing MEAAADAAGVLEVVVFPWLAFGHMLSFLELSKRLAARGHAVAFVSTPRNLARLPPVPPHLSPRLRFVALPLPRVDGLPDGAESTADVPPEKIELVKKAMDGLAAPLAAFLADAVAAGRRPDWIVHDFCHHWVPPIAGGHGVPCAAFMTVYAAFVAFLGPRWANVEHPRAATEDFAIAPRWIPFPSTIACRRRSEAESIAALFRANASGVSDMERAWQLLECCRLAIYRSCDEVEPGMFALLTDLFQQPVIPAGVLLPPVIAADGDRPEVLRWLDDQPPKSVVYVALGSEAPLTAGILHELALGLELAGVRFLWALRRPSGMFNTANDAVTDELLPAGFEERTRGRGLVRTGWVPQVAALAHDATGAFLTHCGWGSTIESFACGHPLVMLPFVLDQPLVARAMAERGIGVEVARDEGDGSFDRDGVAEAVRRVMVDEEGKALASNAMKLREVLTDQGRQETYIDDLVEHLRRYRGCC from the coding sequence ATGGAAGCAGCAGCCGACGCCGCCGGCGTGCTGGAGGTGGTGGTGTTCCCATGGCTGGCATTCGGGCACATGCTTTCGTTCCTCGAGCTGTCGAAGCGCCTGGCGGCTCGTGgccacgccgtcgccttcgtctccacgCCCCGGAACCTCGCCAGGCTCCCGCCGGTGCCGCCGCACCTGTCGCCTCGCCTCCGCTTCGTGGCGCTGCCGTTGCCGCGTGTGGACGGGCTGCCAGACGGCGCCGAGTCCACGGCCGACGTGCCGCCCGAGAAGATCGAGCTCGTCAAGAAGGCCATGGACGGGCTCGCGGCCCCGCTAGCCGCGTTCCTCGCGGACGCCGTCGCTGCTGGCCGGAGACCCGACTGGATCGTCCATGACTTCTGCCACCACTGGGTTCCGCCCATCGCCGGCGGGCACGGTGTGCCGTGCGCCGCGTTCATGACCGTCTACGCCGCCTTCGTGGCCTTCCTGGGGCCGCGGTGGGCGAACGTCGAGCACCCGCGTGCTGCGACGGAGGACTTCGCCATCGCGCCCAGGTGGATCCCGTTCCCGTCCACGATCGCCTGCCGACGCCGCAGCGAGGCCGAGTCGATCGCCGCCCTCTTCCGCGCCAACGCGTCCGGCGTGTCCGACATGGAGCGCGCGTGGCAGCTGCTCGAGTGCTGCCGCCTGGCCATCTACCGGAGCTGCGACGAGGTCGAGCCCGGGATGTTCGCCCTCCTCACCGACCTCTTCCAGCAGCCCGTTATCCCCGCCGGGGTCCTGCTACCTCCCGTGATCGCCGCCGACGGTGACCGTCCTGAGGTCCTGCGTTGGCTCGACGACCAGCCTCCCAAGTCGGTCGTCTACGTCGCGCTGGGGAGCGAGGCGCCGCTAACTGCAGGGATCCTGCACGAGCTAGCGCTCGGGCTGGAGCTCGCCGGGGTGCGCTTCCTATGGGCTCTACGCAGGCCGTCCGGAATGTTCAACACCGCCAACGACGCCGTCACGGACGAGCTACTGCCCGCCGGGTTCGAGGAGCGGACGCGGGGGCGCGGGCTGGTGCGCACAGGATGGGTGCCGCAGGTGGCGGCGCTGGCGCATGACGCGACGGGCGCGTTCCTGACGCACTGCGGGTGGGGCTCCACCATCGAGAGCTTCGCGTGCGGGCACCCGCTGGTGATGCTCCCGTTCGTCCTCGACCAGCCCCTCGTGGCGCGCGCCATGGCGGAGAGGGGGATCGGCGTGGAGGTGGCGAGGGACGAGGGCGACGGCTCGTTCGACAGGGACGGCGTGGCGGAGGCGGTGCGGCGCGTCATGGTGGACGAGGAAGGGAAGGCGCTCGCCAGCAACGCCATGAAGCTGCGAGAGGTTCTCACGGATCAGGGGCGGCAGGAGACCTACATTGATGATCTTGTGGAGCACCTGAGGCGCTACAGAGGCTGCTGCTAG